Proteins encoded in a region of the Augochlora pura isolate Apur16 chromosome 4, APUR_v2.2.1, whole genome shotgun sequence genome:
- the LOC144468425 gene encoding odorant receptor 82a isoform X2, giving the protein MKESPKSSIDYYILPNKIFCGMAGMWPIEENSSTFSKLFAYFRLLFALTAVSSVFVPEILAIAVNWGDLKVLAGVGCVLTSVGQLLFKMIYLLARRKRTYQLYYELRKLWDSSDDPKERQPCEQLANWARILTIIFYSSCMCNVITFATAAAFDYFTINNNVSDASNDNRHLPFEVWYGTDITESPKFEIAFICQFIASLICCAGISGLDATFMTIILHVCGQFKLINIWINKICCVSGDGNYLPQFEVDLLKCVQHHQRIINVVNEVNNLLAPIIFVQILTSGVEICLSGFAVLDNGTSTDLLKFISYLTSMGIQLVLWCWPGEILIQESQQVAHVIYLNLPWYNLPPNYRRQLCFIIVRAQQQCSINALTFQAISIHTLTSVFNTAASYFTLMRQMQQK; this is encoded by the exons ATGAAAGAATCACCCAAGTCCTCGATCGATTACTACATACTGCCGAACAAGATTTTCTGCGGGATGGCCGGAATGTGGCCTATCGAAGAGAACAGTTCGACGTTCAGTAAACTGTTTGCTTACTTCCGTTTGCTGTTCGCGTTAACGGCGGTCAGTAGTGTTTTCGTGCCGGAAATTCTGGCGATAGCGGTGAACTGGGGCGATTTGAAGGTTCTAGCAG GAGTAGGATGCGTTCTAACATCGGttggacaattattattcaagaTGATATACCTACTagcgagaagaaaaagaaccTATCAACTCTACTATGAGCTAAGAAAGTTATGGGACTCTTCTGATGATCCTAAGGAACGGCAACCCTGCGAGCAACTGGCTAACTGGGCGAGGATCCTGACTATAATCTTTTACTCGTCCTGCATGTGTAACGTGATTACTTTCGCCACGGCCGCGGCATTTGATTACTTCACCATTAATAACAACGTCAGCGACGCTTCCAACGATAATCGACATTTACCGTTCGAAGTTTG GTACGGAACAGACATAACGGAGTCCCCGAAATTCGAGATCGCATTTATTTGCCAATTCATCGCGTCCCTGATTTGTTGCGCCGGCATTTCCGGCCTGGACGCCACATTCATGACGATCATTCTGCACGTGTGCGGTcaatttaaattgatcaacATATGGATCAACAAAATATGTTGCGTTTCTGGCGACGGTAACTACCTGCCGCAATTCGAGGTCGATTTACTGAAATGCGTCCAACATCATCAGCGTATAATAAA TGTTGTGAACGAGGTGAACAATTTATTGGCTCCCATCATTTTCGTGCAAATTCTAACGAGCGGCGTCGAGATTTGTCTGAGCGGTTTCGCTGTCCTCGACAACGGCACCAGCACCGACCTCTTGAAATTTATATCTTACTTAACATCTATGGGCATACAGCTCGTATTATGGTGCTGGCCGGGCGAAATTCTTATCCAAGAAAGCCAGCAAGTAGCGCATGTGATTTATCTGAACCTGCCGTGGTACAATTTACCGCCAAATTATCGAAGACAGCTTTGCTTTATAATTGTTAGGGCGCAGCAACAGTGCAGCATCAACGCGCTAACATTCCAAGCGATATCTATTCATACGTTGACCAGC GTGTTCAACACAGCAGCTTCTTACTTCACTCTCATGCGACAAATGCAACAAAAGTAG
- the LOC144468425 gene encoding odorant receptor 82a isoform X1, producing MKESPKSSIDYYILPNKIFCGMAGMWPIEENSSTFSKLFAYFRLLFALTAVSSVFVPEILAIAVNWGDLKVLAGVGCVLTSVGQLLFKMIYLLARRKRTYQLYYELRKLWDSSDDPKERQPCEQLANWARILTIIFYSSCMCNVITFATAAAFDYFTINNNVSDASNDNRHLPFEVWYGTDITESPKFEIAFICQFIASLICCAGISGLDATFMTIILHVCGQFKLINIWINKICCVSGDGNYLPQFEVDLLKCVQHHQRIINVVNEVNNLLAPIIFVQILTSGVEICLSGFAVLDNGTSTDLLKFISYLTSMGIQLVLWCWPGEILIQESQQVAHVIYLNLPWYNLPPNYRRQLCFIIVRAQQQCSINALTFQAISIHTLTSLFSGVQHSSFLLHSHATNATKVENYNGRETIMIYSPCRKPIFKIVENAFSKIKFLHFIS from the exons ATGAAAGAATCACCCAAGTCCTCGATCGATTACTACATACTGCCGAACAAGATTTTCTGCGGGATGGCCGGAATGTGGCCTATCGAAGAGAACAGTTCGACGTTCAGTAAACTGTTTGCTTACTTCCGTTTGCTGTTCGCGTTAACGGCGGTCAGTAGTGTTTTCGTGCCGGAAATTCTGGCGATAGCGGTGAACTGGGGCGATTTGAAGGTTCTAGCAG GAGTAGGATGCGTTCTAACATCGGttggacaattattattcaagaTGATATACCTACTagcgagaagaaaaagaaccTATCAACTCTACTATGAGCTAAGAAAGTTATGGGACTCTTCTGATGATCCTAAGGAACGGCAACCCTGCGAGCAACTGGCTAACTGGGCGAGGATCCTGACTATAATCTTTTACTCGTCCTGCATGTGTAACGTGATTACTTTCGCCACGGCCGCGGCATTTGATTACTTCACCATTAATAACAACGTCAGCGACGCTTCCAACGATAATCGACATTTACCGTTCGAAGTTTG GTACGGAACAGACATAACGGAGTCCCCGAAATTCGAGATCGCATTTATTTGCCAATTCATCGCGTCCCTGATTTGTTGCGCCGGCATTTCCGGCCTGGACGCCACATTCATGACGATCATTCTGCACGTGTGCGGTcaatttaaattgatcaacATATGGATCAACAAAATATGTTGCGTTTCTGGCGACGGTAACTACCTGCCGCAATTCGAGGTCGATTTACTGAAATGCGTCCAACATCATCAGCGTATAATAAA TGTTGTGAACGAGGTGAACAATTTATTGGCTCCCATCATTTTCGTGCAAATTCTAACGAGCGGCGTCGAGATTTGTCTGAGCGGTTTCGCTGTCCTCGACAACGGCACCAGCACCGACCTCTTGAAATTTATATCTTACTTAACATCTATGGGCATACAGCTCGTATTATGGTGCTGGCCGGGCGAAATTCTTATCCAAGAAAGCCAGCAAGTAGCGCATGTGATTTATCTGAACCTGCCGTGGTACAATTTACCGCCAAATTATCGAAGACAGCTTTGCTTTATAATTGTTAGGGCGCAGCAACAGTGCAGCATCAACGCGCTAACATTCCAAGCGATATCTATTCATACGTTGACCAGC TTATTTTCAGGTGTTCAACACAGCAGCTTCTTACTTCACTCTCATGCGACAAATGCAACAAAAGTAGAGAATTACAATGGTAGAGAAACTATTATGATATATAGCCCATGTCGGAAACCAATTTTCAAGATAGTCGAAAATGCattctcgaaaataaaattcttacactttatttcataa